In Lolium perenne isolate Kyuss_39 unplaced genomic scaffold, Kyuss_2.0 unplaced26, whole genome shotgun sequence, a single genomic region encodes these proteins:
- the LOC139834309 gene encoding uncharacterized protein, with protein MAMHVDKAPGPDGFISNFFKSAWVIVGDGAKSIYDYRPFSLMHSFSKLFMNVLATRLARRIDELVGIGQMAFIKGRRIQDNFMYIHGLLCRLQRTKKPSILVKFDIAKAFDTIS; from the exons ATGGCCATGCATGTGGACAAGGCCCCGGGGCCCGATGGGTTTATCTCCAATTTCTTCAAATCCGCATGGGTCATCGTTG GAGATGGGGCCAAGTCCATCTACGATTACCGCCCGTTCAGTCTTATGCATAGTTTTTCCAAGCTTTTCATGAACGTGTTAGCGACTAGACTAGCACGGAGGATCGACGAGCTGGTTGGCATCGGCCAGATGGCTTTCATCAAGGGCCGCCGCATCCAGGACAATTTCATGTACATCCACGGTCTCCTTTGTCGTCTGCAACGCACCAAGAAGCCATCCATTCTAGTGAAGTTCGACATTGCCAAAGCGTTCGATACCATCTCCTAG
- the LOC127334183 gene encoding CASP-like protein 2A1, whose protein sequence is MSKMADEKVMGAPASGGGGEDAGELSPAEARVRPLETLLRAAPLGLCVAAMAVMLRDTQTNEYGTVSYSDLGGFKYLVYANGLCAAYSLVSAFYTAVPRPATLSRSWIVFLLDQVFTYLILAAGAASAELLYLAYNGDKEVTWSEACGVFGGFCRQAKTSVAITFGSVLCYIVLSLISSYRLFSAYDAPVPSHGNKGVEIAAFPR, encoded by the exons ATGTCCAAGATGGCGGACGAGAAGGTGATGGGggcgccggcgagcggcggcggaggggaggaCGCGGGGGAGCTGTCGCCCGCGGAGGCGCGGGTCCGGCCGTTGGAGACGCTGCTGCGCGCCGCGCCGCTGGGCCtctgcgtcgccgccatggccgtcaTGCTCCGCGACACGCAGACCAACGAGTACGGCACCGTCTCCTACTCCGACCTCGGCGGCTTCAA GTACCTGGTTTACGCCAACGGGCTGTGCGCCGCCTACTCCCTGGTCTCCGCCTTCTACACTGCCGTGCCGCGCCCGGCCACGCTGTCCCGCTCCTGGATCGTCTTCCTCCTAGATCAG GTGTTCACCTACCTGATCCTGGCGGCCGGCGCGGCGTCGGCGGAGCTGCTCTACCTGGCGTACAACGGCGACAAGGAGGTGACCTGGAGCGAGGCGTGCGGCGTGTTCGGGGGATTCTGCCGCCAGGCCAAGACGTCCGTCGCCATCACCTTCGGCTCCGTCCTCTGCTACATCGTCCTCTCCCTCATCTCCTCCTACCGCCTCTTCAGCGCCTACGACGCCCCCGTGCCGTCGCACGGCAACAAGGGCGTTGAGATCGCTGCCTTCCCGCGCTGA